GACAAAAATGTAAGACTCATGGTAGTGACGGTACATAGTTGTGGTACCAGTTAACAAGTAGCAACATGATGTGTCATTAAGTGGGCCTAAATTGTCTTGGTTTTGCTCCGTTTCATCTACAGTTGGATCGTTTCCTCCCCATCTCTAAGCTGAAATATTACTTTGCCGTGGACACAGTTTACGTGGGCAAGAAACTCGGCCTGCTCGTCTTCCCCTACATGCACCAGGTACTGATGCCATGTCACCCTGTGTTACTATGGTCACCATCTGTTGGTATTGCTTGTGTCCATGTCCAGACTCAGAGCTACCAAGCTGATACTGAACTTATGCCCTAGGATGACTCTCATTGAATGGGTGACTGAAGAAGGTGTATGTTTTTGTTTTGCTTTTGATTAGAACTGGGAAGTGAGCTACCAACAGGACACCCCAGTGGCTCCACGCTTTGATATCAACGCTCCTGACTTGTACATTCCAGGTAAAGGAGATTTGGTCAGGTCTACCACCCTGACTGAAACTAAACAAATAAAACCTGCAACTAGCCTATTATTGTTTTAACATCGCTTTATATTATTTTGCAGCAATGGGTTTTATCACATACATCCTGGTGGCTGGGTTAGCGCTCGGAACACAGAACAGGTAAACTGGTCCACTTTGCACCTTTCTTCCCAGTTTTCTGTATAAAGAGTATCCTGAAACGTGTATCTACCCTAATCTCCCCTCTAGGTTTACCCCTGAGATCCTGGGCATGCAGGCCAGCTCAGCCCTGGTGTGGCTCATCATGGAGGTGCTGGTTGTCCTCCTCAGTCTCTACCTGGTCACAGTCAACACAGACCTCACCACTATCGATCTTGTGGCCTTCTCCGGATACAAATATGTGGGGTacggctggtctctctctctctctctctcttgctatctcTGACATGATTAGTATGACATTGCGGTTTGTGTTTCTGGATTTCCCTGTCTTTCAACATGGAAGTTGTCTCAAGTATATATTAAAGTTGTAAAGACATGATGACACATCAACTACTCAGATGAATTGTGAAAGATTCCCTTGTGTGTGCAGGATGATTGTAGGGGTCGTGGCAGGGTTACTATTTGG
Above is a window of Oncorhynchus kisutch isolate 150728-3 linkage group LG18, Okis_V2, whole genome shotgun sequence DNA encoding:
- the LOC109908904 gene encoding protein YIF1B-like isoform X2, whose translation is MDGTDPSQLFDDTSVAPGGQPTGFQGQGVGTMGHPGRTLLSDPMSNLAMAYGSSLASQGKDLVDKNLDRFLPISKLKYYFAVDTVYVGKKLGLLVFPYMHQNWEVSYQQDTPVAPRFDINAPDLYIPAMGFITYILVAGLALGTQNRFTPEILGMQASSALVWLIMEVLVVLLSLYLVTVNTDLTTIDLVAFSGYKYVGMIVGVVAGLLFGRTGYYLTLLWCCISIFVFMIRTLRLKLLSEAAAQGVLVHGARNQLRMYLTMSIAAAQPIFMYWLTYHLVR